GACGAACAGATGACCCGGCTGCGGCGCCAGCTTGAGCGTGTCGTCAAGACCCGGACACTTCACCGCGCGGCACGGGCCAAGGTGCCTTACCCGATCGTGGCTTTGGTCGGTTATACCAATGCGGGAAAATCGACGCTGTTCAACCGGATGACCGGGGCCGAGGTGATGGCGAAGGACATGCTTTTCGCCACGCTGGATCCGACCATGCGGGCGATACGATTGCCGGATGCGGGTGGCGGCAGTTCCGGGCGCAAGATCATCCTGTCGGACACGGTGGGTTTCATCTCGGATTTGCCGACCGAGCTGGTCGCGGCGTTCCGCGCAACGCTGGAAGAGGTGCTGGAAGCCGATCTGATCTTGCATGTGCGCGATATCAGCCATCCGGAAACCGAAGAGCAGGCGGCGGACGTGGCCGAGATCCTCGGCAGCCTTGGTGTGGACGAGGATGTCGAGCTGATCGAGGTCTGGAACAAGATCGATGCATTGTCGGAAGACATCCGCATGGCCCTGCGCCGCACCGATGCCCGGACCGAAGGGGTTCAGGCAGTCAGCGCGCTCAGCGGCGAGGGGCTGGATGATCTGATCACTGCCATCGACGCGCACCTGGCCCGGGCGTTGGACGAGGCCCGCAGCACCGATATCGTCACCCTTCCGTTCAGCGATGGCCGTCGCCGTGCGTGGTTGCACGAGGCAGGTGTGGTCGAACGTGAAGAGGCGACCGAAGATGGCCTGCGGCTACACCTCAATTGGACCGCGCGTCAGAAGGCGAGTTTTGCGGCGCTGGATGATTCTTCGGATAGTGGAAAGTAAGTGACGGGGCCGTAGCTGGGAATCCGTGTCACACTGATTGATTCTCTCTCCACTTTCTTCTTCATGGAGAACCATGGGTGTCGATGGGCGCGCCATCGCACAGGGAAGCAGCGGACAGCCTTGGGCGCAGCGTGTGTATAACTGACTGTTTTCAGTCGGTTACCTTATTCCCAGCCCCGTTTTGCCTAATCTGCGGGCAAAACTCATCTCTTCGCGCTGCATTCCTTCTCATCCCGGTTGACGGTCACGCCAAAGACGGCGTGGCCGAAATTTTTTGTTGACCGAATCGGCTACCCGTCACATTAGTTGCATATATCGGAACTTGGGTTCCATTTTATGGAACATTGTGCAGGGAGGCCATGTCGATACTTCAGAACGCTGCGGATGTGCTGAGATGCTTCAGCAAGGAATGCCCCGATCTGACGGTGACCGAGGTTGTGCGCCGGTTGGGCCTTCCCAAGGCGAATGTCTCGCGGCTTCTGAAGGCCATGCGCGAGGCCGGACTGCTTGAGACCATCGGCGACAGCTATCGGCATCGTCCAGGGCGGCTGATGCTGGATCTGGGCACCGCCTATCGCAGCTCGTCGAACCTGATCGCGCGTGCTGGCGAGGTCGTGGCAGAGGTGTCGCAGCGCTTTGGCCATACCGGTTATATCTCGTTGCGCGACGGGCTGGAGGTTACCGGCGTCGCCGATTTTCCCGGCACCAACGCGCTGCGCGTGGTCGGCGCGATCGGGCGTCGTCTGACGGCGCATGAAAGCGCGACAGGCCGTTCGCTGCTCGCCCGGTTGCCGGATGAGGAGGTGCGGGCGCTTTTCACCGGGCAGGACATCCCGACAGAACTTTCCGAAAAGCTGGATAGAATTCGTCGTGACGGGTTTTCACTGTCGAGTCAGGAGGCCACGCCCGGCGTTGATGCGATTGCCATCGCGGTGGGCGATCCGGCCACCGAAGAGGCGGTCAGCCTGTGCATCGTCTACCCCCATTCCCTCGTCGACGACAATGGCCGTGACGAGATGATCGCCGCCCTGTCCGAGGGCGCCAAAAGAATAGCGAGCGAATTGGGTGATACCGCCTTCGTCTCGCCCAGAATCTGAGAAAGAGGAAGACCCGGATGAATGCTTTATCACATCGCTGGCGCGTCGGTTTCGATATCGGCGGCACATTCACCGATTTCGTGCTGTATGACGGCGAGAACGCCTCGGTCAAATTGCACAAACGCCTGACAACTCCGCATGATCCCTCGGAGGCGGCACTTTTGGGTCTGCAAGAGCTGCTGAACATGCAGGGGATCGGGCATGCGGATGTTAGCGAGATCGTCCATGGGACCACGCTGGTCACCAATGCCGTGATCGAGCGTAAGGGGTCACCGGTCGGGCTGATCACGACGCGCGGTTTTCGCGATATCCTGGAGATGGGGACCGAGCAGCGTTACGACATTTACGACCTGTTTGTGAGTTTCCCCGATCCGATGGTCAGCCGCGATCTGCGGCTTGAGGTGGACGAGCGGATGACGGCGCAGGGCAAGGTGGTGACGCCACTGGATGAGGCCGCGGTCCTGGCCGCTGCCAAGAAACTGGTGGCCGAGGGCTGCGAGGCCATCGCGCTGATGTTCCTGCATTCCTATATCAATCCTGCGCATGAGAAACGCGCAGCCGAAATTATTCGGGCGGCTTTCCCTGAGCTTTTGGTTTCGCTGTCCTCCGACGTGGTGGCCGAGATGGGCGAGTATCAGCGTGCGGTGACGACCTGCGCCAATGCCTTCGTGCAGCCGCTCATGAACCGCTACCTGACCAAGATGGAAGGCGCCCTGCGCGCATCGGGCTTTGACGGGGCGCTGCGGCTGATGCATTCGGCGGGTGGCTTGGTGTCGTTAGAGACGGCGCGCGATTTCCCGATCCGGTTGCTGGAGAGTGGGCCGGCCGGTGGCGGGCTTGCGACGGCACTGTTCGGACAGGCTGCGGGACAGAAGGATGTCATTTCCTTCGACATGGGCGGCACGACCGCCAAGGCCTGCATGATCGAGGATGGCCGTGCCGAGATCTCGCCGATGATGGAAGCGGCGCGGGTTCACCGTTTCACCAAGGGTTCGGGTCTGCCGATCAAGGCGCCGGTGATCGAGATGATCGAGATCGGCGCCGGTGGCGGTTCGATCGCGGCAATCGACGAGGTCGGGCTGCTGAAGGTCGGGCCGCATTCGGCAGGTTCGGATCCCGGTCCCGCTTGTTACGGCATGGGTGGTGAGCAACCAACGGTGACCGATGCCAACCTGGTTCTGGGCTATTACGATCCGGGATTTTTCCTTGGCGGACGGATGAAGCTGGACCTGGAGGCAGCACGTACCGCAATCGCTCGCGTGGCCGAGCCGCTTGGCCTGGGTGTCGAAGAGGCCGCCCTGGGCATTCACAAGGTGGTCGTGGAAAGCATGGCCGCTGCTGCGCGCGTGCACCTGGTCGAGCGTGGCAAGGATCCGCGAGACTATTCCATGGTCGGATTTGGTGGAGCAGGCCCGGCCCATGCCACGGATGTGGCGCGGGCGATGGGAATTTCCTCGGTGCTGATCCCGCCCGCCTCCGGCGCGGCCTCGGCGCTTGGATTCCTTGCGGCGCCACTGTCCCATGATGGTGTGCGCTCGATGCGGATCGAGCTGACGCCGGGTTTCGACGCGGCGGCACTGAACGGGTTGCTTCGAGATCTGGAAGAGGAAGGGTTGCACCACCTGACCCGCGCCGGGATCGCCCGTGAAGACGCGGTGATCGAACGCAGTGCGGATATGCGGCTCGTGGGGCAGATGCATGACATCTCGGTCGATCTGCCCGATGGCGAGATCGGCGAGGCTGAACTACCCGCCATCCGCGAGGCTTTCACCCGCGCCTATTCCGCCCGCTATGCCGAACCTTTCGAGGGTGCACGCTTCGAGACGGTGAATTTCCGTGTCCGGGTGGCCGGGCCGACGCCGCAGCTTGCTCTGACAGGAGCTGCGGGTGGCGGAGATATGGCCGCCAAGATCAAGGGGCATCGTCAGTGCTGGTTCGACGAGGGCGAGTTCAGCACCGCCGTCTATGACCGTTATTCCCTCGGCGCGGGCGATGTCATCAATGGCCCCGCGATCATCGAGGAACGTGAATCGACCACGGTGGTCGGGCCGGCGGACAGCGTGACCATCGACGCGGGCTTGAACCTCTGCGTGCAGATCGGTGCCGTGAAGGCTGGTGAGGCGCTGGTCACGCCCGAGATGTCGCGGGCACAGGCCGTGGCCCGGATCGAGGCCGATCCGATCGGGCTGGAGATCATGTGGTCGCGGTTGGTCAATGTGGTCGAGGAGATGTGGCTGACGGTCTGCCGAACGGCCTTTTCGCTGGTGATCGCAGAGGCTCAGGATTTCGCCTGCGAATTGCTGGATCGCGATGGCGAGACGCTGGCGCATAGCCCGCGCGCCATGCCGGTCTTCAACCTGACCTTGCCGCGCGCGGTCAAGGCGCTGCTCAAGCGCTATCCGGCCGAGACGCTGAAGCCCGGTGACGTGCTGATCACCAATGATCCGTGGCTTTGTGCGGGCCACCTGTTCGACATTGCCATCGTCACGCCCGCCTTCCGCGATGGGCGGCTGGTCGGGCTGATGGGAACGGTCGGGCATGTCTCGGATATCGGTGGCACCAAGGATTCGCTGCATGCGCGCGAGATCTACGAGGAAGGCCTGCAAATTCCGCCGATGAAACTGTTCGAGGCCGGGCGCCCGAACGAGACGCTGGTCGAGATGATCCGCCAGAATGTCCGCAACGGCGAGCAGGTTCTGGGCGATGTCTTTTCCTTCGTCGCGGCCAACAAGCTGGGGGCTGAGCGGCTGGAATCGTTCATGCGCGACTACGGCATGCATGACCTGGGCGCATTGGCCGAGGTGGTGCAGGGCCTGTCGGAAAAGGCGATGCGCGACGCGATCCGGGCCTTGCCCGATGGCGATTACCGGTCGGAGATCACCAACAATCCGTTGGGCGAGAAGATCAGCTATCCGGTTCTGGTCAAGGTCGAGGGCGACGATATCACCGTCGATTTCGACGGGGTGCCTCCGCAATTGCCGCAAGGCGGGCTGAACTCGACGCTGAACTATACCGCGGCGCATGCCACCTATCCGCTGAAATGCATGTTGACGCCGACAGTGCGCGGCAATGCGGGATGCTATCGGCCGTTCACCGTGACGGCGCCCGAAGGCTCGATCCTGAACCCGACCTATCCGGCCTCGGTGAACCTGCGCACGCGCACCGGCTGGTATCTGGCGCCGAATATCTTCCGGGCCATTGCCGATGCCGCGCCCCATCAGGTGCAATCCTTCACCGGGCTTTGCGTGGCAGCGAATATCTATGGTCAGGACAGGGATGGCCGGTTCTATTCCGACATGCTGTTCTGTGGCGGCGGTCAGGGCGGGTCCGAGCGGGGCGATGGCAAGTCCGCCCTGCTCTGGCCGACTTCGGCGGCAAATACCTCGATCGAGCTGATGGAAAGCCGGGTGCCGGTGCTGGTTCTGGAGAAATCGTTGCTGTCCGACAGCGGCGGTCCGGGCAGGCATCGCGGCGGACTAGGTCAGATCGTCCGCTTCTGCAAGCGCGATGCCGATGGCCAGTCGGCGCTCGTCTCGGTCTATCCCGAGGGCGTGGACAACCCCATCGACGGCTTGTTCGGTGGTCTGCCCGGCATGGGTGCGGTCGGGCGGGTGTTGTCCTCGGATGGCAGGTTGCTGCGTGATTGCGGTGCGGGTGAGCTGGTGTCGGTGTCGTCACCGGACGAGATCGTGGAGATCGTGCTTGCGGGCGGTTCGGGCTATGGCGATCCGGTCGAACGCGACCCGGCGCTGATCTCGCGCGATTTGGCCTTGGGATTCGTGACGCCCGAGCATGTCAGCCGCCACTACCGCCACATCCCCGAAGCAGCGGCTGCCGAAGCCAGCCCGCTTGACGCATGACCAAAAGTGGCACGGTCATGCAGGCTGTGCCGCCGTTGAAACAGAATGACAAATGATCCAGCACGGAGACGATCCATGAACAGCTCCTCTTCTCTCTCCCTATCACGTCGCGGCCTTCTGACCATGGCGGGCGTCGGTCTGGCCAGCACGGTCTTTCCACGCAAGATCTTTGCCCAAGCGGGTGGTGGCGTGCTTGTTATCGCTTCCGGGCAGGACATTCCGAATTTCGATCCGCATACCGCGACGGGCTATTCGGCCTCGTTCTTCATGCGCAATGTCTATGATCCGCTGGTGCGGGTCTCGGGCAATCCGCCCGAGCCGCAGCCCGGTCTTGCCGAAAGCTGGGAGGTCAACGAGGACGGCACCGAGTTTACTTTCAAGCTGAACCCGGCGGCAAAATTCCACAGCGGAAATCCGGTGACGGCGGATGACGTGGTCTATTCCTTTGGCCGGTCGCTGAAGCTTGCCAAGGGCAATTCATGGATGATCCGCGATATCGTGACGCCAGAGGGCGTGACGGCCGTCGACCCGGCCACGGTGAAATTCTCGCTGACCGCGCCCTATGCTCCGTTCCTGCAGGTTCTGCCCTGGATTTTCATCGTCGAGAAGGCTGCGGTCGAAGAAAATCTCGGCTCTAATGATGGCGAAACCTACCTGATGACGAATACCGCTGGATCGGGCCCCTTCAACGTGGCGCGGGTCGAGATCGGCACGCTTTACCACCTGGCCCGCGCGCCCGAGGCATGGCAGGCGGGCGGTGGCAATCTCGATGGTGTGGTCTGGCAGATCGTGCGTGAAACCGCGACTCAGCGCCTGATGATCGAGCGGGGCGAGGCGCATATCGCTGTCGATCTGACCAGTGAGGACATGGATTCGCTGGAAGGCGCACCGGGCCTAGTCCGGGTGATCGAGCCGGAGTACCGGACCTTCTCGATCAAGATGAACACCGAGAACGGCCCCTGCGCTGATGTGAACCTGCGCAAGGCGATATCCTATGCCACGAATTACGAGGCCATCCTGGATGCGGCAGGTTATGCCGATCTGATGATCGGGCCGCTGCCGCATGGTATCCTTGGCCATGATCCCGAGCTTGAAGTTTATCGGATGGATCTGGATAAGGCCAAGGAATACATGGCTAAGACCGAGACGCCCGAAGGTGGCTTCACGCTGAAGATGATGCATGTCTCGGGGCTCGAGCAACAGCGGCGTTGGGCGCTGATCATGCTGGACAGCCTTAAGCAGCTGAATATCAACCTTGAAATCGTGCCGATGAACTGGCCCGACATGGTCGCGGCCTGCCGTTCGCCCGAGACCTTCCCCGACATGTTCCCGGTCTACCAGACGGCGAATTACGGTGACACCGACAATATCGCCTATGCAGCCTACCATTCCTCGCGCAACGGAAACTGGCAGAACGCGGTCTATAGCGACCCGGATACCGACGCGCTGATCGAAACCGCCCGGACCGAGATCGATCCGGAGAAGCGGGTGGAGATCTATGGAGAGTTGCAGCGCAAGCTGGTCGAGGATGCGCCCGACATCTTTGGCGTGCTGGAACGGCGCAAGCTGGCCATGCGCGAAACGGTGCAGGACTATCAGTTCACCCCGGTCGCTTCGAACGCCATCGAAGCCTGGCCACTGTCGCTCGGCTGATACGATCGGCCGGCGGGCACGAGGATCAGCCCGCCAGTCTTCGAAGGAGGGAAACGGACCATGCTGCAATTTATCGTCAGGCGCGTCCTGCTGCTGATCCCGGTCCTGATCGGGCTGACGGTCATCATGTTCGCTATCGCACGTATCCTGCCGGGCGATCCCGTGTCGCTGGCGGCTGGCCCGAATGCGACACAGGCCGAGATCGAGGCGCTGGCCGTCGAGTTCGGCCTCGATCAGCCAATCTGGGTTCAGTATGGTCAGTATGTTTCGGGGTTGATGCAAGGTGACCTGGGCACCTCGCTGCTGACCCGGCGGCCAGTCGCGGCAGATATTGCGGCCTATCTGCCCGCGACGCTGGAACTGGTCTTTGCGGCCATGGCGATCGCGGTGCTGATCGGTATCCCGCTAGGCCTCGTGACTGCCGTCTGGCGCAATCGCTGGCCCGACTATCTTTCGCAGGTGGCGGCCATCGGGGCGATCTCGATGCCCCGCTTCTTCCTCGGACTGCTGCTGCAACTGTGTTTCGCGATGTGGCTGGCATGGCTGCCCCTGGGCGGGCGGCTGCCGATCATCGTGATCCCGCCACCCAGCGTTACCGGTTTCCTGACCATCGACTCGCTGATCGCAGGTGACTGGACGGCCTTCACCACCGCCCTGAGCCATCTGGCCATGCCCGCCATTGCCATGTCGCTGTCACCCTTGGCCACGATCATGCGGATGATGCGGTCTTCGACCATCGAGGTAATGCAGCAGGATTACGTGATGACGGCCCGTGCGCTTGGCCTGCCCCGCCGCCAGATCATCACCAAATATGTCGCCCGTAACGCGGTCTCCGCCACGTTGACGGTGATCGGGCTCTATTTCGGCTGGCTGCTTGGCGGCACGGTGCTTGTCGAGACGGTCTTCGACTGGCCCGGTCTTGGCCTTTACGCCACCAAGGCGATCATCTCGCAGGACATGATGCCGGTGATCGGTGTGGCGCTGGTGATCGGCCTGCTGTTTGTCTTTGCCAATCTCGTCATCGACCTGCTCTATGGCGTCATCAATCCGAAGGTCCGCTACTCATGACCGATACCGCAGAACATATCGCGACCGAGCCGGAACTGCCCAAGCAGGACAAGCTGCAGCGTGCGCTGTTCCGGTTCCGGCAAAGCAAGCTGTCGATGCTGGGGGCGGTGATGGTGGCGCTGGTCGTATTCTTTACCGCCTTCGGCACGCTGCTTGCTCCTTTCCCTGACCATATCGCCGGTGGCGTGGATACCGCTGCCCGCTTCCAGCCGCCGTCATGGGCGCATCCCTTCGGCACCAACGAGCTGGGGCAGGATGTGCTGTCGCTGGTCATGGCGGGTACGACGGTATCAGTGCTGGCCGGGCTGAGCGTGGTGCTGATCGGCACAGTCATCGGTACGCTGGTCGGCGCCATCGCCGGTTTCGCGGGGGGCTGGATCGATGAGGTCCTGATGCGCCTGACCGACCTGACGCTGACCATTCCCGGACTGATCCTTGCCATGGCGGTGGCGGCGGCGCTCGGTCCTGGCTTTACCAACATGATCATCGCCATATCGCTGTCATGGTGGCCAGGTTATGCAAGACTGGTGCGGGGCGAGGTCCTGGCCGTGCGCGAGGAATCCTATGTCAACGCCGCCCGTGCCATAGGTGCCAAACCGTCGCGCATCCTGCTGCGGCATATCCTGCCTAACACCGTTTCTCCGATCATCGTCAAGATGTCGCTGGATATGGGCTTCGCGATCCTGATGGTCGCCGGTCTGGGCTTTATCGGCATCGGCATCCGCCCGCCCACGCCGGAATGGGGCACGCTGTTATCAGTCTCGCGTTCCTACATGCCGGATTACTGGTGGACGGCAATGGCACCGGGCATGGCGATGTTCTTTGCGGTGTTCGGTTTCAATCTGCTCGGCGACGGGCTGCGCGATATTCTCGATCCGAAAGCGAGGCGCTGAGATGACTGCTCCACTTCTGTCGATCCGCGATCTGCATCTGTCGATGTCCAGCTATGAAGGTAAGGCGCATGTGCTGAACGGCATCGACCTGACCGTGAACCGGGGCGAAATCTGGGGGCTGGTCGGCGAAAGCGGCTGCGGCAAGTCGCTGACCGGGCTGTCGATCTCGCAACTTCTGCCATCGCCGCCCGCTGACTACATGGCCGGAGAGATCATGCTGGAGGGGCGCGATATGCTGAAACTGCCCCGGCCCGAGGTGCAGAAACTGCGCGGCAATCGCATCGGCATGATCTTTCAGGACCCGACCACCAACCTGAACCCCGCTTTTCGGATTGGGGATCAGCTCGTCGATGTCGCGTTGGCGGCGGCACGATGGAAGCCCGACATCCTCGATTGTCCGGCCGGTGCGGGAAAATCGGAACGGAAACGCGCCGCCCGCAGGTTGGCAGGTGACATGTTGGAACGTGTCGGCATTCCTGATGCCGGGATGCGCCTGGACAGCTATCCGCACCAGTTCTCGGGCGGGATGAGGCAGCGCGTCTTGATCGCCATGGCGCTGATCGGGCGCCCGGACCTGTTGATCGCGGACGAGCCGACCACGGCGCTGGATGTGTCGGTGCAGGCGCAGATCCTGAAACTGCTGAAAGGATGCGTCGTCGATTACGACATGGGCGTGATCCTGATCACCCATAACCTGGGCGTGGTGGCCGAAACCTGTAGCCATGTTGCCGTGATGTATGCGGGCAATATCGTCGAAAGCGGGCCGGTCGCGGCGGTGATCGAACAGCCGGAGCATCCCTATACCCGCGCTCTGATGGCCTCGATTCCGACGCGGGACACCAAGCGCGGGATGTTGCGAGGCCTTGCCGGGTCGGTTCCGAACCTGACCACACCTCCACCCGGTTGTCGCTTCGCGCCACGCTGCCGCCATGCCACAACAGCCTGCATGCAGGGTGTTCCCGCGCCGGTGCGGGTCGGCAGGGATCACACGGCCGCCTGTATCCATGCCAAGGAGCTGGAGATCGCCCATGTCTGAGATCATGCTGGAAATCGACGATGTTTCGAAAATCTATGCGGGCAAGCGCGGCATGTTCGGCCGCTCGCACGAGGTCCGGGCCCTGAAACATGTTTCGCTTTCGGTCAGGCGGGGGGAAAGTTTTGGCCTGGTCGGTGAAAGCGGGTCGGGTAAGACCACGCTGACCCGCTCGATCCTGCAACTGGAGCGCCCGACATCCGGCAGGATCCTGTTCGAAGGCAGGGATCTGGGGCAGCTGTCGACGGCCGAGATGCGGCGGCTGCGCGCGCGTATCCAGATCGTGTTCCAGGACCCCTATGCCTCGCTGAATCCGCGTATGTCCGTGCATGACATCGTCACCGAACCGATGCTGATCCACCGCGAGACGCTTGGCCTGGACCGCCGCCAACGGACCGAGCGCGCCGTCGAGCTTCTGTCCCTGGTTGGACTGGGTCCGCAGCATCTTTATCGCCATCCGCATGAGTTCTCGGGTGGACAGCGCCAGCGTATCTGTATTGCGCGGGCGCTTGCCTCGGGACCCGACCTGCTGGTGCTGGACGAGCCGACCTCGGCCCTGGATGTCTCGGTGCAGGCGCAGGTGCTGAATTTGCTGTGTGAATTGCAGGAAAGGCTTGGACTAACCTATTTCTTCATCAGCCATGATCTTGGCGTGGTGCGCTATCTCTGCGACCGGCTGGCGCTGATCTATCGCGGCGAACTCGTCGAGCAGGGGGATTGTGCGGCGATCTTCGATGCGCCGGAAACCGAATATGCCCGCGCGTTGATTGGCGCGATGCCTGAAGTCAAGGTCCCGCCCGCGGCCTGATCGGTACATCATCCGCTTGACGCGATGCGCGGCCTGCCTGCTATTGGGTGACATGTTCGATTTTCGCGATATCGAGGTGATCCGCGCCATCGTGCGCCAGGGAGGATTTCGGGCGGCGTCCGATGCAACCGGGATCGCACAATCGGCCATCTCCCGCCGGGTGCGGCATCTCGAGGATCGGATGAAGATCAAGATTTTCGAGCGTGACGGGCGCGGAGTCCGGTTGACCGCAGCAGGGCGGAGGCTCTGTGACGAGGCGGAGGTTCTGGTTGCCCAACGCGACCATATCCTCGACGAATTGACCCAGGGTGTGATGGCTGGCGTCGTCCGCCTCGGCGTCGCCGAGACGATGACTCATACCATCCTGCCGCGAATGCTGACCAGCCTGCGCGCGCGGCATCCGCAGCTTCGTTTCGAGATTTCGGTCGATACCTCGGGGCAGATGGGGCAGGAGCTTGCCAATGACGGGCTGGACGTGGTCATCATGCTGCGCGATCAGGCGCCATGCGGGATCAACCTGACGGTGCTGCCTCCGGTCGGTCTGGGGTGGTATGTGGCGCCGGCACATTTCACGCTGCCTTCCCCGGCCGGTGTCGACGATCTGGCCGCGCTTCCCATCGTTTCCTTTCCCAAGGGCACCATCCCGCACCGCCGGGTGATCGAGCTGTTATCCCCGGGGCGCAAGCAGGCCGTGGTCGTACATGGTTCGGCCTCGTTGGCTACGGTGCTGCATCTCGTGGGGCAGGGTTTCGGGATCGGGACGATTCCCCATGACATTGTCGCGGCGTGGCCGCATGCCGGGCTAGAGGAAATTGCGGTCCTGCCTGATGCCCAGTTGCCGGATCTGGAATTTGCGGTTTGCTACATGCCTGAGCGCAATGCCGAAATCGGGCGTGAGGTTGCTCGGGCTGCGGTTGAAACAGCCATATACTGATCTAATTCAGAGATCATAACTGGGTAATATTGAACTGTTGATTTCATCGGCGCGACTGCGGATTCTTGCACATGCAATTTGAAGGAACCGCCAATGAGCACGCCGCAAATCGTCCTGTCCGATCCTGTTCACCTGCGCGCCGAAATTCGCGCCGGCCGGTTCGATGGGCCGACGGCGGGGCAGGGCGGCGACGCGCTGCAAGCCAATCTGGTGATTCTCGGAGCGGATGATGCCATCGATTTTCTGCGCTTTTGCCAGATGAATCCGCGTCCATGCCCCTTGTTGGCCGTCGGTGAGGCCGGAGATCCCGGGCTGCCGTTGCTAGGCCGGGGGATCGATTTGCGACATGATGTACCTCGCTATCGGGTCTGGCGGGACGGTGAACTCGACGAGGAACCAACCGACATTGCCGGGCTGTGGCGTAGCGACATGGTTTCCTTCGCGCTCGGTTGTTCGTTCAGTTTCGAGGACGCCCTGTGCAGTGCCGGAATTCCGGTGCGCCATCAGCAAGCCGGGCGAAATGTGCCAATGTATCGCACCAGTATCGCAACCCGGCCTGCAGGGCGCTTCTCTGGGCCGTTGGTCGTCAGCATGCGGCCGATGTCTGCTGCCGCCGCGATCGAAGCGGTCAGGATCTGCGACCGCTTTGCGTTGGCGCATGGTGCACCGGTGCATCTGGGTGATCCTGCGCAAATCGGGATTACCGACATCATGCGTCCGGACTACGGTGATGTTCCGGTTGTCGCACCTGGAGATATCCCGGTTTTCTGGGCTTGCGGGGTCACTCCGCAGGCTGCCATCGCTGCTGCTCGTCCAGCATTGGCGATTACCCACGCCCCCGGCCATATGCTGGTCACTGATATTCCCTCGGCGCGGGCGGATCGTATTCTGATGGGGCCGGGCGATCTCGCGAAATAACACTACGCAATCAACAGGAGAGAAACATGAAAAAACTTACTTTCATTTGCCTCATGGCGGGAACGACGCTTTCAACCCCGGCCCTTGCCGAGGAACTGGCAGTCGTTGGCAGCTGGAGCAATCTGCCGCTGTATCAGGACTTTGAAACACCGTTCTGGACCGAGAAATTGCCCGAGTTGACCGGGGGCGAGTTCACCGCGCAATTGACCAGCTTTGACCAGATGGGTGTCGCCGGAGCCGATGTCTACCGAATGCTGGGCGACGGAGTTTTCGATGTCGGGGCCACCGTCGCGGATTATACCGTGGGAGATGCGCCGGAACTGGAAGGGTTGGACGTGCCGTTGGTCGCGACCACTGCGGAAGAGGCCAGAACGATGGTAGACGCCGCCCGCCCGATGGTCGAGGACATCATGCGCGACCGGTTTGGCGCGCAGGTCCTGGGCATCGCGCCCTATCCGCCGCAAGTAGTCTTCTGCAAGGGCGAAGTGTCCTCACTGGCGGATCTGCAGGGCAAGAAGGTGCGCGGCTCGGG
This region of Paracoccus saliphilus genomic DNA includes:
- a CDS encoding hydantoinase B/oxoprolinase family protein, encoding MNALSHRWRVGFDIGGTFTDFVLYDGENASVKLHKRLTTPHDPSEAALLGLQELLNMQGIGHADVSEIVHGTTLVTNAVIERKGSPVGLITTRGFRDILEMGTEQRYDIYDLFVSFPDPMVSRDLRLEVDERMTAQGKVVTPLDEAAVLAAAKKLVAEGCEAIALMFLHSYINPAHEKRAAEIIRAAFPELLVSLSSDVVAEMGEYQRAVTTCANAFVQPLMNRYLTKMEGALRASGFDGALRLMHSAGGLVSLETARDFPIRLLESGPAGGGLATALFGQAAGQKDVISFDMGGTTAKACMIEDGRAEISPMMEAARVHRFTKGSGLPIKAPVIEMIEIGAGGGSIAAIDEVGLLKVGPHSAGSDPGPACYGMGGEQPTVTDANLVLGYYDPGFFLGGRMKLDLEAARTAIARVAEPLGLGVEEAALGIHKVVVESMAAAARVHLVERGKDPRDYSMVGFGGAGPAHATDVARAMGISSVLIPPASGAASALGFLAAPLSHDGVRSMRIELTPGFDAAALNGLLRDLEEEGLHHLTRAGIAREDAVIERSADMRLVGQMHDISVDLPDGEIGEAELPAIREAFTRAYSARYAEPFEGARFETVNFRVRVAGPTPQLALTGAAGGGDMAAKIKGHRQCWFDEGEFSTAVYDRYSLGAGDVINGPAIIEERESTTVVGPADSVTIDAGLNLCVQIGAVKAGEALVTPEMSRAQAVARIEADPIGLEIMWSRLVNVVEEMWLTVCRTAFSLVIAEAQDFACELLDRDGETLAHSPRAMPVFNLTLPRAVKALLKRYPAETLKPGDVLITNDPWLCAGHLFDIAIVTPAFRDGRLVGLMGTVGHVSDIGGTKDSLHAREIYEEGLQIPPMKLFEAGRPNETLVEMIRQNVRNGEQVLGDVFSFVAANKLGAERLESFMRDYGMHDLGALAEVVQGLSEKAMRDAIRALPDGDYRSEITNNPLGEKISYPVLVKVEGDDITVDFDGVPPQLPQGGLNSTLNYTAAHATYPLKCMLTPTVRGNAGCYRPFTVTAPEGSILNPTYPASVNLRTRTGWYLAPNIFRAIADAAPHQVQSFTGLCVAANIYGQDRDGRFYSDMLFCGGGQGGSERGDGKSALLWPTSAANTSIELMESRVPVLVLEKSLLSDSGGPGRHRGGLGQIVRFCKRDADGQSALVSVYPEGVDNPIDGLFGGLPGMGAVGRVLSSDGRLLRDCGAGELVSVSSPDEIVEIVLAGGSGYGDPVERDPALISRDLALGFVTPEHVSRHYRHIPEAAAAEASPLDA
- the hflX gene encoding GTPase HflX — protein: MAEPTSTEALPTRAYVIHPDLGNARTQRREPEHALAEAVALALALPGIEITGEEVARLRDPNPGTLFGKGKLAEIGARLKEAEAELVLVDGPVSPVQQRNLEQAWDVKLLDRTGLILEIFADRARTREGVLQVELAALSYQRTRLVRAWTHLERQRGGLGFVGGPGETQIEADRRAIDEQMTRLRRQLERVVKTRTLHRAARAKVPYPIVALVGYTNAGKSTLFNRMTGAEVMAKDMLFATLDPTMRAIRLPDAGGGSSGRKIILSDTVGFISDLPTELVAAFRATLEEVLEADLILHVRDISHPETEEQAADVAEILGSLGVDEDVELIEVWNKIDALSEDIRMALRRTDARTEGVQAVSALSGEGLDDLITAIDAHLARALDEARSTDIVTLPFSDGRRRAWLHEAGVVEREEATEDGLRLHLNWTARQKASFAALDDSSDSGK
- a CDS encoding IclR family transcriptional regulator, whose product is MSILQNAADVLRCFSKECPDLTVTEVVRRLGLPKANVSRLLKAMREAGLLETIGDSYRHRPGRLMLDLGTAYRSSSNLIARAGEVVAEVSQRFGHTGYISLRDGLEVTGVADFPGTNALRVVGAIGRRLTAHESATGRSLLARLPDEEVRALFTGQDIPTELSEKLDRIRRDGFSLSSQEATPGVDAIAIAVGDPATEEAVSLCIVYPHSLVDDNGRDEMIAALSEGAKRIASELGDTAFVSPRI